The genomic DNA CATAGGCGCTCGAGGTCTCCACGCCAACGAACAGGTACTGCGTGCCGACGAACCCCCACAGCGCCTTGCCCACGCCGCCGGCCATCACGCAGATCAGGGAAAGGTGAAGGACGAGGTCCGAGCAGGTCAGGACCCACCCCAGGCGGGCCGCGTGCGCGCTCCGGGCGCGGAAACGCCGCCAGGTGCAGAGGGCGACGTTCACCGCAAGCAGGGCCACGACGGCCACGAAGGGCGGGCTGCGGTACCCGTCCAGGAGCCCCACCGCCCGCGCGAACGCCGGGAACCCGGCGCCGAAGGTCTCGCGATAGAACTGCTCAGCCCGGTCCGCGGGCACGAGCGTGCCGGGGACGCTGAACAGCGCGCACAGCAGCATCAGCGCCAGCGCCAGCTTTATCGAGTGGGCCTGCTCCCACGCCCGCCGCAGCATACCCGATTCTCGGGGCAGGTCGCGGGGTTGTCAACGCCGCCGGCGCTCGTCTCCGGGGCACGGGCCGGCCCGCCCGGCATTCGCTATACTTGCGCCCATGCCGCCCGCCGCTGCCCGCCCCTCCGACCGACGTGCCCGGGTCCTCGGCGTCGCGGGGATCGCCATCCTCGCGCTGGCCGCGTTCTGGCCGATCGGGCGCCACGAGTTCCTCGACTGGGACGACGGCATCTACGTCCGCGACAACGACATGGTGCGTGGCGGCCTGACGCTGGCGGGACTGCGCTGGGCCTTCACCGCGCTCGAGGGCGGGAGCTGGCACCCGCTGACCTGGCTGTCCCACATGCTGGACGTGCAACTCTTCGGGCTCGACGCGGGCGCGCATCACCTCACGAGCCTCGTGGCGCACCTGGCGGCATCGCTCGCGCTCGTCATCGTCCTCGGGCGGCTCACCGGGAGGGTCTGGCCCGGCGTCCTGGTCGGCGCGCTCTTCGCCGTGCATCCCCTGCACGTCGAGTCCGTGGCGTGGCTCTCGGAGCGCAAGGACGTGCTGTCGGCGCTCTTCTGGATGCTCACGATCGCCGCGTATGAGCGTTTCGTTCGCCGTCCCGCCAGGGCGCGCTACCTCGTCCTGATCTTCGTCTTCTGCCTCGCGCTGATGACAAAGCCGATGGTGGTGACCCTCCCCCTCGTGCTGTTGATCCTGGACTACTGGCCCCTCGGAAGGCTCCATGACCGCGGCGCGGCGCCGCTCCTGCGGGAGAAGCTGCCCCTGTTCGCGCTGGCGGCTGCCGGCGCCGTCGCGACCGTCGCGGCGCAGGCCGTCGCGGGAAAGACGGTGGCCACGCTGACGGTGCTCCCGCTGCCGCTGCGCCTGGCGAACGCGGCGACGAGCGCCGCGGCCTACCTGAGGGACATGGTCATCCCCCGGAACCTCGCGTTCTACTATCCGTATCCCATCGACGGCGTCCCGCCCGCCGCGATCGGCGGGGCGGTCGCGCTCCTCGCGGGGTGCTCGCTGCTGGCGCTGTGCCAGCGTCGCGCGCGGCCGTTCCTCCTGGCGGGATGGCTCTGGTACCTCGTGACGCTGCTGCCGGTGATCGGCATCGTCCAGGTCGGGATGCAGGCCCGCGCCGACCGGTACACCTATCTTCCGCTCGTGGGCATCTTCGTGCTCCTCGCGTGGGGCGGCGCGGACCTTGCGTCGCGATCCGCCGGCAGGCGCGTCGCATTCGCCGCCGCCGGCGTCCTGGTCGCGCTCCTCTGCGCCGCGCTCGCACGGGGGCAGGTCGGTTCGTGGCGGGACACGGAGACCCTGACGCGCCGGGCGATCGCCGTGACGGCCGGGAACTGGGTGGCCCACGTGAACCTCGGCCAATACCTCATGCGCCAGGGGCGCGACGAGGAAGGGCTGCAGCAGTACCGCGAGGCGGCCGCGCTCGTCCCGGCGCGCGCCGAGCGCCACTTCCAGCGCGGTCTGCGGCTCGCGGGCGAGGGCCGGGACCGGGAGGCGGCGGCCGAGTACGCCCGCGCAGCCGAGCTCTTCCCTCCCTTCGTCATGGCGAACTTCTCCCTCGGCCTGCTGGAGGCGAGACAGGGCGACGTGGCATCGGCCTCCCTGCACCTGCGGGCGGCCATCGCCTACCGGCCCGACTTCGTCGAAGCGCACTTCGAGCGGGGGGTGCTCATCGCGCAGGCCGGCGAGTGGGAGGAGGCCGCGGCGCACTTCTCGGAGGTTCTCCGCTACCGCCCCGACTTCCCCGGGGCCCGCCACAACCTCCAGGTCGTCCTCGAGGGGCTCGGCTATGGGCCGGATTACGTCGACCAGTTCCTGCAAAACCGCGGGGGGCACCCGGACGTGCAGCGCTGGAGCGCGCCCTGATGCACCTGCCGCGCACGACGGACCGACGGCGACTCCTCGTCGCCTGCCTCCTGGTCTTCTCCGCGGCGACAATCCTCTACCTCCCGGCGACGCGTTACCCGTACAACCTGCTCGACGACCGCGCCCTCGTCACGCAGAACCCTCTCGCCCGCAGCGTCGGCGGGCAGACGCCGGGCGGCCTCTTCTCCGTCCACGAGGGCTACTGGATCCCCGTCACCTGGCTCTCCTTCAGCATCGAGCAGTTGGTGGCCGGCGGGAGCCCCGGACTCTCCCACGGCACGAACGGGCTCCTGCACGCCGGCAACGCCGTCCTGCTGCTGCTGCTCCTGGCGCGGCTGACCGGCAGGATCGCGCCTGCGTCCCTCGTGGCCGCGGCCTTCGCCGTGCACCCCGCCGGCGTCGAGGCGGTGGCATGGATCTCCTCGCGCAAGGACGTCCTCTCGACCTTCCTCGCGCTCTTGTCGCTCCACGCGTATGTCGCCTGGACCCGCCGGCCCCGCGCCGGCTTCGCCGCCGGCGCGCTCGCTCTCTTCGTGGCGAGCGTCCTGGCCAAGCCGATGCTGGTCCTGCTGCCCGTACTCCTGCTGCTGCTGGATTTCTGGCCGCTGGGGCGCTGGCGGTCGGAGCGGCCGGCCGCGCTGGCCGCCGCGAAGTTCCCTTTCGCCGCCGTCGGCGCCGCGGTCGCCGCGGTGTATCTCCTGACCCAGAAGAGCCATGTCACGGGCCTGGCGATCGTCGGCCTCGGTTCCCGGCTCGCCCACGGCCTGGTCGCGCCACTCTTCTACCTGGGCATGCTGCTGCGGCCCGCCGACCTCGCCTTCATCTACCCGATCCGCGAGCACCCCTACCCGCTCTGGCTGGTGCTCCTCACGCCCTGCCTCGTTGCCGCGGCCACGTGGTGGGCCGTGCGCGAGCGGCACCGCTTCCCCTGGGTACTCGCGGGCTGGTTCTGGTACCTCGCGACGCTCGCGCCCGTCTCGGGGTTCGTGCAGGCGGGTGTCACGATCGTGATGGACCGCCTCGTCTACGTGCCGGGGATCGGCATCCTGCTGCTCGCGGCGGGGGCGCTCGGCGCGGCGCTCGGCGGCGCGACGGACAGGCGACGGCTCGCCATCGCCGCCGCCTGCGTGGCCGGCATCGCCATGCTCGCTGCAATGCAGAGCCGGCAACTCTCGTACTGGCGGGACGACGAGACGCTCCTCTCCCGAACCGTCGAGGTCGCGCCGGACAGCGGCATCGCCCAGTGGAACCTCGCGATCACCCTCCTCCAGAAGGGAAACCGGGACGGGGCGCTGGAGCACGCCCGAGCGGCGCGCCTGGCCGCCCGCGGGGACGGCGAGATCATCTACAACGCGGGCCTGGTGCTCGACAACCTCGGCCGGTTCGAGGAGGCCGCGGAGGCGTTTCGGGAAGCCATCGCCCTCGGCGACCCGAGCGCGCGGGTGCGGGCGGCCCTGGGCGTAGCCCTCGGCAGCACGGGGCGGATCGAAGAGGGGCTGCCGTTCCTGGAGGAGGCCCGAAGGCTCGACCCGCGCTCGAGCGAGGTCGCCTTCAACCTCGGCGTGGCGCTGCTGCGGCTGGGCCGGCCGGCGGAGGCGCTCGCGCCCCTTTCCGCGGCGGCAGCCCTCTCTCCCGGCGATCACCGCGCTCTCTTCAACCTCGGGATCGCCCTCCAGGGCGCCGGCCGACCCGCGGAGGCGGCGGACCGCTTCGCGGAGGTCCTCCGCATCGCACCCGGCCTCGACGCCGCGCGCCGGCACCTCGCCGAGGTCCGGGAAGTGCTCGGGCGGAACGCAGCCGCGGGGGACGCACGGTGACGACCCGCGCCGACCTGCGCTTCCTCGGCTCGATCCTCGCGTCGAATTTCCGCCGGCTGGCCCATCCCTTCAAGATCTCGTTCGCGGTCACCTACCGCTGCAACATGCGCTGCGCGATGTGCAACATCTGGCGCAAGACGCCGGCCGGCCGCGAGCTGGACGCCGCCGAGATCGACCGGTTCTTCCGGCACGCGACGGGCGCCTACTGGGTGGGCATCACCGGGGGCGAGCCCTTCCTGCGCGAGGACCTGCCGGAGATCATCGACAGCGTCTGCCGCCACTCGCGCCGCCTGCGTTCCATCCACTTCGCGACGAACGGGTCGTTCGGAGAGCGCGCCGTCGCGGCGGTCGGACGCATCCACGGGCACCTGCCGCGCCTGCCGGTCGTCGTCACCGTCAGCATCGACGGGCCGCGCGAGCTGCACGACCGGATCCGCGGCAGGAGCGGCGCCTGGGACGCGGCGGTCGCCACGTTCACGCGGCTGAAGGCGACGCCGGGCGTCAA from bacterium includes the following:
- a CDS encoding tetratricopeptide repeat protein, translated to MPPAAARPSDRRARVLGVAGIAILALAAFWPIGRHEFLDWDDGIYVRDNDMVRGGLTLAGLRWAFTALEGGSWHPLTWLSHMLDVQLFGLDAGAHHLTSLVAHLAASLALVIVLGRLTGRVWPGVLVGALFAVHPLHVESVAWLSERKDVLSALFWMLTIAAYERFVRRPARARYLVLIFVFCLALMTKPMVVTLPLVLLILDYWPLGRLHDRGAAPLLREKLPLFALAAAGAVATVAAQAVAGKTVATLTVLPLPLRLANAATSAAAYLRDMVIPRNLAFYYPYPIDGVPPAAIGGAVALLAGCSLLALCQRRARPFLLAGWLWYLVTLLPVIGIVQVGMQARADRYTYLPLVGIFVLLAWGGADLASRSAGRRVAFAAAGVLVALLCAALARGQVGSWRDTETLTRRAIAVTAGNWVAHVNLGQYLMRQGRDEEGLQQYREAAALVPARAERHFQRGLRLAGEGRDREAAAEYARAAELFPPFVMANFSLGLLEARQGDVASASLHLRAAIAYRPDFVEAHFERGVLIAQAGEWEEAAAHFSEVLRYRPDFPGARHNLQVVLEGLGYGPDYVDQFLQNRGGHPDVQRWSAP
- a CDS encoding tetratricopeptide repeat protein → MHLPRTTDRRRLLVACLLVFSAATILYLPATRYPYNLLDDRALVTQNPLARSVGGQTPGGLFSVHEGYWIPVTWLSFSIEQLVAGGSPGLSHGTNGLLHAGNAVLLLLLLARLTGRIAPASLVAAAFAVHPAGVEAVAWISSRKDVLSTFLALLSLHAYVAWTRRPRAGFAAGALALFVASVLAKPMLVLLPVLLLLLDFWPLGRWRSERPAALAAAKFPFAAVGAAVAAVYLLTQKSHVTGLAIVGLGSRLAHGLVAPLFYLGMLLRPADLAFIYPIREHPYPLWLVLLTPCLVAAATWWAVRERHRFPWVLAGWFWYLATLAPVSGFVQAGVTIVMDRLVYVPGIGILLLAAGALGAALGGATDRRRLAIAAACVAGIAMLAAMQSRQLSYWRDDETLLSRTVEVAPDSGIAQWNLAITLLQKGNRDGALEHARAARLAARGDGEIIYNAGLVLDNLGRFEEAAEAFREAIALGDPSARVRAALGVALGSTGRIEEGLPFLEEARRLDPRSSEVAFNLGVALLRLGRPAEALAPLSAAAALSPGDHRALFNLGIALQGAGRPAEAADRFAEVLRIAPGLDAARRHLAEVREVLGRNAAAGDAR